GGAGTCATTAGCGCATTTCCTCTTAGAGTGCTCCGCTTACCAAAGTTTTAGGTTCCTTATTTTGCCTTACACCAATAATGTTATTCAGGAAACAGATAAAATAATGATTCTCCtctctaatttttataatgaaaaaattgtaaacgtatatgaatataatatctTGAAAGCTCTGTCTAGGAGAAATGCAGAGTAGCTCTACTTTACCTGTCTAAAAGTGATTGCTATTGTTATTTGTGATACTTCTTATAATTAGTCATTTTTGCTCATTTTACTGTTTCCtattgttacttttttattgaaatttgcatgtAATACTGTGATGATTGTCtgtatttgatttttaaacatattttatctattgttatgtattatgtaggcctatcaaCTCAACTCATTTGTATGACGTTTgtcgaaacaaataaaatgatttattatcattatttattatactgatatatctgatgtaatattaacaggaAAATCTTGTTTAGagtgatcaattatattttattcctcatgaaaatatattcgCCAAAGATTAAAtccataattttcataattattgagattggatatattttgttgattataaTTCCACGTGGTTGGAAAAGGATCTGGAAATGTTGCagaactagaaaaggatagagctttCTGCTTTAAAGTATGATcgacaaggaaagcaacaccaatgttaatcaaatactgccattataacgtggacctcactataggagagcTAATGAGGGAGAAGCAGAGGATCAAGCTGCATGACGTTGAGTTGATGGTGGGGCAAAATATCAACATGatactattttatcaaattacttgataattttattgtggATGATGACCATGTGAGCAGGTAATGCTTGTGAGTAggtaatggaaagtgcgagGTTGATTtcctaaggctggccactaacggcgagacatgcatgatacacatatTGTCATagattgttgtgtcatcacagaaAAAGGCTTCTAGCAAAATTtgtttaggttaggtttttgcatCTCTAAATTtatgttgtttatttttcttagctGCACTATTTGAGTTTAAATTTTCATTACCTAAAAAAAGCAGGTCAGGTGACCTTTGGTGACCGGTAGGGGTCACTAAGAGGACGAACCGAACACCACTTGATCTGGAGGCAGACCGGAGTCAGTGACAAAGGCTCGTCTGGAAGACACTAGGAGACCATTTCTGACAAGTTTTGACCTGTTGCCATGCACTACAACGACGGTGATGACTGCCACTACTGTCCCACCACTCCTAGCGACTCCCCTCCCTCCAGGTAGTGCCAAAGCATGGCCTATCACCTCTCAGAAAGGAGAGAATTTCAGTGTTGTGATATGACAACCGTGGTGTATGTGGAGGACACCCAACACCGCGAGGAGCCCAGCCGTCCCCAACCACCCGCCGGCACTCACCACACTGTGAGCAGCATCCCCCACTCCGCCCCTCCACAGACGCCAGCCCAGGGCGACCCTGGCAATTCAAATAGAGGAGTGGGGAGGTGTGAGCCGATACTTACTCAGatcttcaaaaaatgttgtttgaAGCCTTTAGCTGTGATGACACGACAATGTATGGACGACATTTGTGtaaacacacatgttcaacacacttgtcctgttaTAAGTGACCACTAGGAAACAcagtaaaatgaatttgaatgagcACACGTAAAGTCACAAATTTTCAGCTAGTAGTTGTTTCTAATTTAtgatgtgttctgatatgtctcttcaaattacttgattgagcacatttatagtcacaatacttgcagctgaaaggtgtttctcctgtatgtgttctgatatgttcctTCAAAGTACCAGATTGAGTACATTTATAGTCAAaaatactcgcagctgaaaggtatttctcctgtatgtgttatgatatgtgatttcaaagCACTTAaatgagcacatttatagtcacaatactcgcagctgaaaggtctttctcctgtatgtgttctgatatgtgatttcaaattacttgatcgagcacatttatagtcacaatacttgcagctgaaaggtctttctcctgtatgtgttctgatatgtttcttcaaattacttgatagagcacatttatagtcacaatactcgcagctgaaaggtgtttctcctgtatgtgttttGATATGTTCCTTCAAATTACTTGATCGAGCAGATTTATAGTCGCAATACTCACAACTGAAATGCTTTTCCCCAGTGTGTTTCGTCATGTGTCTCTTCCAATGAGTGATCGATGGAGTTTTATAGCTGCAGTCAGCACAGCTGTAGAGCTTGATCTTTTTGCCAGCCACAGATGGCTCAGTGCACTCTTCCATGGGAGAGATTGAATGTGCATTCAGTCCACCCACTTCTGTTGCATTGGCAGTTTCAGATGTGCTGCAGTTTAGAGGCCACATCTCCGGTTCACTCTCCACTGAACATCCTTCTGCCTCTTGCTCAACTGCAAACACCAATAATGCAACTTGTAAATGATTAAAGCAGAATAAAGACAATAAAGTAATGATAAAATCTAGTATAAAACACgcacacaattttccttgcctCACCTCAATCATACCTCATTATTTACCAATTGATACAATAGTTTATACAAACCAAGGAGTTTTGCAGCCGATTGTAGAAATAGTATATACATAAAACAAATTATAGTGTTAAATATTGGGTTAGATTATGAACAAtcagagaaataaaaaaaatatgccATGAGCtacttttttattgaataatgatcCATGACTGCTAATCCAGACCATGGTTTTCTCTTAATTGACATACATATAGGTTGAATTGTCTGAAAATGATTGGTTATGTATATGGCTGCCTATCtttattgtttcaaaacatttaaatacCCTGAAATATATAGGGAACTTCACCTGCGTTTTGACACAAACTGTAAGAAATGTGcatcaaaattaaaactataaacTGCCATGAAATTGTGAGCTCTAGTTTGATGAGTGGGGTATCCACTATTCATCGACTACTCAGTAGAGCAACATGGCTACAATTGACAAACACAGCACATTATTGCATATCAGTTGTGCTGGAAATAGGATGATAATCTGTAGTGAACACAAGTAATCAAGTGAAGggcaatttattgaaagaataagacgtttatgttgtcaataccactaagTATATAATaaactagccatcaggctcgcttcgctcaccatatccgtctagccagggggctccgcccccctggacccccgactggatcgtccaagaatgagatcagaaggctcgcttcgctcgcctgcattttccatttgagcatttttatcatatgttaggacaatctaGTCGGGGaaccagactaaacgtctggctaaacggatatggcgagcgaagcgagcctgatggctagtaatatgatattcccaggattgaagtagcagtgcccaatcaatttttccgcgataaatgcatttaaatcttcaacttggtgccaacctaacaaagtcaactcaacttaatgccaacctgacaaaattattaatttagttgccagttaacaactgtttcgaagaggtaatctctagattatagttctatagtaacatatgatatggaaatttcaattataattaagggattgggagaagaagaatatacatgctaaaagacgaactttaaacccttaaaaacaacccttagagttaaaatattgccaaaagatttcttagtgcgcctctaaagggctaactgaacatacctaccaaatttgaacgtttttggtccggtagatttttagttctgcaggtgagtgagtgagtgagtgagtcagtcagtcagtcagtgagtgagtgccatttcgattttatatatatagataccaCAATATATCCTCACatacattcaaaattattgaatgtgtATAAATGAAACTTATACCTATAACTGTTGCTCAGGCAACCACATCTGATAGCCATTACCccacataataaattattccttcatttccgatttttactttccttcccCTAAGGCAaggctttccaaaaaaattaaggtactccaatttctaaatttcttttcgtttcaaggtcccctgagtccaaaaaagtggtttttgggtctgtatgtgtgtgtgtatgagtgtatgtgtggctgtgtacacgatatctcatctcccaatattaacggaatgacttgaaatttggaatttgagATCCtttcaatataaggatccgacacgaacaatttcgatcaaatgcaattcaagattgcggctaaaatggcgaaaatgttgtcaggggttttcgcgattttttcgaaaacggctccaacgattttgatcatattttacataaaaaagtcattgacaagctctatcaactgccacaagtctcatatctgtacaaatttcaggagctccgccccatctatgcaaagttagatttcaggttcccaattatcagtcttcagataatTTAAACACAAATATTGCTGAAGGAGCAGCAGCTACTGAATTTGACAGCTGTCTTGAGTTATATCACGATAATTCCAGTTCAATGATAGTAATTGTACTGGTTCTTGATAATCATGAAATTTCAAACTAAGGCCAGCCATTCACGTTGAGGTTAGCCAAAGAGCTATAACTTGTACAGATATTCGTCTGCACTCTGCAGTACACCTGGACAGGCAAGAGATACTACTGTGCACTGGGTGAGTGAGGGGTAGTTGAAGTTGAAATAGCAGCCATCAAGTTATGCTCTCTAAATTAATATAAACTGATTGCTAGTTTGGTGGGTGTAAACAGAAAACAGACAAGAATGCTAGTCAAAATATTAACAACTTACTGCATAACAATAAAGTATGGACTTTCTTCTGTATTCATACACTTGTAGGTTCAattcacacttacgcgactcaggtcgagaagagactcgtctctggtcgagagcatgtgtttccatatggtgacactcagatcagtcgattctagtctccgcgattgtaaccatttgaaaacacatgctcccgactagagtcgagtctcttctcgacctgattcgcgtaagtgtgagttgcctgctgtgggttgggggagttttgagtcgaacatcgtactcaagaatgtcttgaaaaccagaattcacccacagtatccctgcttgtcgtaagAGGCAACCAAAAGgaaccccaaggcaactccagaagttgccttgccttcaaacccacgggatctgccccatcagggcagtttcggagggtcaaaaagaaaaacccaagagaccagagatgggtgaaactctaGCACAAAtgcgggtcaagaggctgagtcgtgGACTAATCAGtatgaagagactgccaagaaTATCACAttggattgcaaccaggtgatgaattggatgttagtatagggaaaaactccagGTTCTTCAAAGGACACAGGTAtaattggtttgcctaactaacatactacttgggaacaaaataagcttcggttgacgtgtggggttctttgaacctttgggtcctcgaatccgtcccttcaaaaacaataagtgtgagttgagccttaatgtTATTGACAATATTGCAATATAGGCATTGATTGTGTTCCTTgaatttgatggaaaaagaaTTCTATCCATCTATTCCAAACAAGCTGGTCTTCCTGAGGGACTCCACACAATTCAAGCCAttcgctaataataataacaagcTGGTGACCTGTGCTCTGTAAGTTCTGAAGCACTTGACAAACTTAAATCTAGACGTTCTGAAATCTTAAAGAACTGAaaaaaggcctataaccatactGACTAaattaggaatctatatgcaaactttcaagtaaatcagatcagtagttgagacgtgatgatgcatcattcacGTATTTCCTATCCCTACTTGTAAGAGCcgattctttccattattataggcctactgaAGATTACTCTGGTtatttgatagagctttttacaattttgaattttcatactGTTTTTCTGTCGAATCTGGAAGAATAGTTTTCATTCAGCAATaagttttgataataatttgatgaataaatctcAAACTAAActgcattatttatttattctagccAAGATAGAATACATGCCTGATTGGAAGTTGAACCATTGTGCAAGCATGACTCATCTTTGAagttgctagttgctaattCACATTCTCCAAATTCATCCTCCTGCTTCTCGATCTTGATCTGTGAACATAAGAGATTCTTGTGTCACTTGAAACTAGACGAATATCAAACTCAGCAAGTAATAGTGCTCACTATTAAAATATGGGTTGTAGTAGTTGATGTTTGTCTATTTCTGTTGTTAGAATAGCAATGAAAAGATTCAATAATGTATCCTTTTAAGAATAGACATTTTACTATTGTTCCCATTGATGTCTACTCTACTTTTTTTATAAGATCCGTGAAAGgcgatcaataaaaatattgcataatattataaagaataaTGAGACTGAAATAATCTTTCAACTAATTTCATTATATACTATCAACAGTAGAAAAGTTGAAAGAAAATGGGATTCAACTTTATTATATAGCTGTAGTCAGTAAATTTCAAGGTGGATTGTTCAACAATACATGCCTGCTGAGTAGCTGTATCACTACGTGCAGCTCCAATCAGACTGTCATCAAAAGCACTTTCTTGTTTCTCAACTTCAACCTGCAACAAAGAGACAAAAAATCAACTTGGATCCTTGACAGTAGAATTTTGTTGAAACACATTTTCTGTTTTAAGGTTATCTATTTCAGATACCCTGGTAAAGTACTGTATTTgacaattaataatttatcaattaatcagGTAACACTCTGATAGTAAGAATTTTCAAAGCTTGAAATCCCCATAGATCGAATAATGGTGTTTTTAGCTGCTACATAACGAAGCTCTCAAGCAACAGACCCCCATTTTACACATTGCACTGTAGATGAGTGGGAGGtgctagtcagtcgggtcgagcgaggggtttgttaccactgtctgaaaaaatggcttttggtggccctgaaaagggccaagtttgttgctggtggccctgaaaagggaccaagattgttgctggtggccctaaaagggaccaaggcaggctagatgtttagtagtcgtcgactggcgcgataccacgccgcgcgagggtcccgggcaggtccgtctggtgcgagagcaggccggcaggggctcaagtcaatggttcgcagtctccactctggtttacccgggctacggagagggctgaccgggtgatctactagccagaggtcgtgccgaatctccgccgggaggacctcctcgaccacttcctcgtttagaaggggccttcggtcaaaccccgggcaggcagggtcgtaggctgccgctgcacacactccgatatcggttcggcacccaacccgcgcgccagttgttaggctggggcgataagtcttggggcgcagctggcgcggcggtatacagcctcagcctctcctccacctggcgaagccgacgtagggccctcctcttctgaattcggcggccggctcggttcctcctaggcatcggctgggtagtagacaaggaagacacctcaggttgcggttagtctcgccgtggttccctcattggcctgctcgctgctctgctcctggtctcggtagtggtctcggctggtagtggtctctggtagtggtctcggctggtggtctcttctggctcttcagtggaaggctgctagtgagcaagtgctatcgagggtagctgagtagcccccttttattcacagtccccgagttcacctgcgctgctattggccggcggtgctcggccaatagaaacgcaggaacgggtggcggcgactgaggcgcaccctggtggcgggtgggtcaaccactcatttggttgatgcgtggcgtggggagcagagcagagcggcaggctgaaaggtagcgaacgcgagggaggtatcaatttgcttatacactaatttacattaaatgaagGTAATGCTAATTGTTCAACGAATTATACAAACTatagataatttgaaattaatcaaacagaataaagattgaatgcaattagaataacgatagtataaaattgtaatgtaacttcataaatcggcggtgtttcaacaaataattgtcgattctttaagaaggatatggaataatatccttcccatcaacacatgATCGGGTGGACACAACGCAGACGGAGAATATTGGATATTCAAAGGCTAAGGAAAGAAAATCCTGAAAGAAAATTGACTGCTGCCTTGTAATTTGGTATTCAGTAATTCAGTATATTCAGTCCATGACCGGCAG
The sequence above is drawn from the Nilaparvata lugens isolate BPH chromosome 2, ASM1435652v1, whole genome shotgun sequence genome and encodes:
- the LOC120349967 gene encoding zinc finger protein rst2-like yields the protein MWPLNCSTSETANATEVGGLNAHSISPMEECTEPSVAGKKIKLYSCADCSYKTPSITHWKRHMTKHTGEKHFSC